Proteins from a single region of Mucilaginibacter daejeonensis:
- a CDS encoding DNA/RNA non-specific endonuclease yields MKIKHLLIAVSLPLLFASCKKDDDTIVDDTPVVVAPKPYAITEDFESGSKTAYAAADATLSTGSWNFNDALLGNLAADLKNGSKSVRLRTGSIAMNFDVTGLKTLYIKHGKYGSDANSTWQLLMSTDGGNTYTQVGNDISETNTTLVTDSFKIASTVTKVRFQIKKAGTARINIDDITFKGTGESSITVGGSDTPAGGDNAGGTGTATTPRGVTVGADAPPASGDNSNLLFGNPSVAGSVSAENFLLDMGYYVESYSKTRGTPNWVSWHLDATNTTNATGRLDNFAGFSGLPAGYFQVQSNSYSGSGFDRGHNCPSADRTSSADANSATFLMTNMIPQAPNNNQKTWNNLEGYLRTQVTAGNEVYVIMGSYGIGGVGSASSSVVNTIASGNVTVPSNVWKVAVIIPAGNNDLIRSATATRVIAVNTPNVNSIDSDWTKYIVTVRDIEKAVGNGFNLLSALPQSVQDAVETKKDAGI; encoded by the coding sequence ATGAAGATCAAACATTTACTAATTGCGGTATCACTACCCCTGCTTTTTGCCAGCTGTAAAAAAGATGATGACACCATAGTGGACGACACCCCGGTAGTGGTGGCACCTAAGCCATATGCTATCACCGAGGATTTCGAGAGTGGATCCAAAACGGCTTACGCCGCTGCCGATGCCACCCTGAGCACCGGTTCATGGAACTTTAACGATGCCTTGTTAGGCAACCTGGCCGCCGATCTGAAGAACGGCAGCAAATCGGTACGTTTGCGCACCGGCAGCATTGCCATGAACTTTGACGTTACGGGCCTGAAGACCCTGTACATCAAGCATGGCAAATATGGCAGCGATGCTAACTCTACCTGGCAGTTATTAATGTCTACCGATGGCGGTAACACCTATACCCAGGTAGGTAACGACATTAGCGAGACCAACACCACCCTGGTGACCGACTCGTTCAAGATCGCCTCTACGGTTACCAAAGTAAGGTTCCAGATCAAAAAGGCGGGTACCGCCCGTATCAATATCGACGACATCACCTTTAAAGGCACCGGCGAATCTAGCATTACCGTAGGTGGTTCAGATACTCCTGCCGGCGGCGATAACGCCGGCGGTACCGGAACGGCCACTACCCCAAGAGGCGTGACCGTTGGTGCTGACGCTCCACCAGCAAGTGGTGACAACAGCAACCTGCTGTTCGGTAACCCGTCAGTAGCCGGCTCGGTATCGGCCGAGAACTTTTTACTGGATATGGGCTATTACGTAGAATCGTACAGCAAGACCCGTGGTACTCCTAACTGGGTAAGCTGGCACTTAGACGCGACCAATACCACTAATGCTACCGGTCGTTTAGATAACTTTGCTGGCTTTAGCGGCTTGCCAGCCGGATACTTCCAGGTGCAAAGCAACAGCTACTCAGGCTCTGGTTTTGACCGTGGCCACAACTGCCCATCGGCAGATCGTACCAGCTCGGCAGATGCCAACTCGGCCACATTCCTGATGACCAACATGATCCCTCAGGCTCCTAACAACAATCAAAAGACCTGGAACAACCTGGAAGGCTACCTGCGCACGCAAGTGACCGCCGGTAACGAGGTTTACGTGATCATGGGCAGCTACGGTATCGGTGGTGTAGGCAGTGCCAGCTCATCGGTAGTGAACACTATCGCCAGCGGCAATGTGACCGTACCAAGCAACGTCTGGAAAGTAGCGGTGATCATCCCGGCCGGTAACAACGACCTGATCCGTTCGGCAACTGCCACCCGTGTGATCGCGGTGAACACCCCTAACGTGAACAGCATCGATAGCGATTGGACCAAGTACATCGTGACGGTACGTGATATCGAGAAAGCGGTAGGTAATGGCTTCAACCTGTTATCGGCTTTACCACAATCGGTACAAGATGCGGTAGAGACCAAGAAAGACGCAGGCATATAA
- a CDS encoding serine hydrolase, producing MKKILLLIIGCSALSFAHAQKVNRSKFITDSLDNYINRALTNWRVPGAAVCVIKDGRIILRRGYGIKELGLANKVDENTLFMIGSNTKAFTATAVATLQSQGKLSLDDKVTKYLPDFKLDNKQVTDMVTVRDLLCHRIGFGTFQGDFTYWTSDLTRKQIIEKMARVKALYPFRSRWGYTNAAFLTAGEVIQDVTKKPWEQYIKETLLAPLGMSSTLTLSKELSTSFNRSAAHTYIDGRLAAIPYPQIDNLAPAGSMSSSAADMGKWVLALLDNGKVGPKQVIPASAIRATRQPQILVGTEDDGGFNAYGLGWFLRGYEGHRLITHTGGVNGFVSSVTLVPDQNLGIVILTNSDQNDLIETINMDIIDSYLKMPFRNRSDASLAQFKASQQKQLQKEKAWRDSTALNLRPALSLNDYTGRYNNELYGNITITKGEANDLEIRFEHHPKMFARLQPLGGNRFYTTFSDPIFGREVLPFTVENGKVTALQFKVADFVEYTPYEFRKK from the coding sequence ATGAAAAAGATACTTCTGCTGATCATCGGCTGTTCGGCCCTGTCATTCGCTCATGCACAAAAGGTCAACCGCAGTAAATTCATTACCGATAGTCTTGACAATTACATTAACCGCGCTCTTACCAACTGGCGGGTACCGGGTGCGGCGGTTTGCGTGATCAAAGATGGCCGCATCATTTTACGCCGGGGCTACGGCATTAAAGAGCTGGGCCTGGCCAACAAGGTAGATGAGAATACCCTATTCATGATCGGCAGCAACACCAAGGCCTTCACCGCTACCGCAGTGGCCACCTTACAGTCCCAAGGCAAACTATCGTTAGATGATAAGGTGACCAAGTACCTGCCCGACTTTAAGCTGGACAATAAACAGGTGACCGATATGGTGACCGTGCGCGATCTGCTGTGCCACCGCATAGGCTTTGGCACCTTTCAGGGTGATTTTACTTACTGGACCAGCGACCTTACCCGTAAACAGATCATTGAAAAGATGGCTCGCGTGAAGGCCCTGTACCCCTTCCGCAGCCGCTGGGGTTATACCAATGCCGCATTTTTGACCGCCGGCGAGGTGATCCAGGATGTGACCAAAAAGCCCTGGGAGCAATACATCAAAGAGACCCTACTGGCACCGCTGGGCATGAGCAGTACGCTTACCCTGTCCAAAGAACTGTCGACCTCATTTAACCGGTCGGCCGCGCATACCTACATCGATGGGCGGCTGGCGGCTATACCCTACCCGCAGATCGATAACCTGGCGCCCGCAGGCAGCATGAGCTCATCGGCCGCTGATATGGGCAAGTGGGTATTGGCTTTATTAGATAACGGCAAGGTAGGCCCTAAACAGGTGATCCCGGCCTCAGCGATCAGAGCCACGCGCCAGCCACAGATCCTGGTAGGTACCGAAGACGATGGCGGATTTAACGCATACGGCTTAGGCTGGTTCCTGCGCGGGTACGAAGGGCACCGCCTGATCACCCATACTGGCGGTGTGAACGGCTTCGTATCATCGGTAACACTGGTACCTGATCAGAATTTGGGCATCGTGATCTTAACCAACAGTGATCAGAATGACCTGATCGAGACCATTAACATGGACATTATTGACAGCTACCTCAAAATGCCGTTCCGTAACCGCAGTGATGCCTCACTGGCACAATTCAAGGCCAGCCAACAAAAACAACTGCAAAAGGAAAAGGCCTGGCGCGACAGTACCGCTTTGAACCTGCGCCCCGCCCTGAGCCTGAACGACTATACCGGCAGGTACAACAATGAGCTGTATGGCAACATCACCATCACTAAAGGCGAGGCCAATGACCTGGAGATCCGTTTCGAGCATCATCCTAAAATGTTCGCGCGTTTGCAGCCGCTGGGTGGCAACCGTTTTTATACCACCTTCTCTGACCCGATATTTGGCCGCGAGGTGTTGCCTTTTACAGTGGAGAACGGCAAGGTAACGGCCCTGCAATTCAAGGTGGCTGACTTTGTGGAGTACACCCCGTACGAGTTCCGTAAAAAATAG
- a CDS encoding S9 family peptidase, with protein MNIKFYRPVLSALLLGVMALSNSTVRAQGGGLQWAKDGYHYYALQNGAITELDIRDKEKKNVIADRAALTPPGKAALQVSSFSFSDDRQKVLIFTNTKRVWRYNTRGDYWVYDMAGKTLKQIGKGKPESSLMFAKISPDGTKAAYVSEHNLYMEDLASGTIKPLTTDGTSRIINGTFDWAYEEEFDCRDGFRWSPDSRNIAYWQIDARKIRNYLMLNTTDSAYSFTVPVEYPVAGTDPSSCRIKVVNVDNGKITNINVPGDAVQHYIPRMEWAGNSNELMLQQLNRAQNESKLFICNISSNASRVLYQENDKAWIDVGEWEWIEKGKRFVWLSEKDGWRHAYAIDRFGKEKLLTKGNYDVVSLNLIDETNGFIYFMASPTNAAQRYLYRVNIGGGTAERVSPADQPGTHRYDISPNGLVAIHSFNNSYTMPARETIGLPAHKPLDGKPTAIKVDPASVKNKPEFFTVTTADGVKMDGWMMKPDNFDPSKKYPIVFYVYGEPASQTAADVYGAGRNREYAGSMAADGYIYVSMDNRGAPVPKGREWRKAIYRNIGILNVRDQAMAAKQLFSQHSFIDTSRVAVWGWSGGGSSTLNLMFQYPDIYKTGIAVAAVGWQLSYDNIYQERYMGVPTTEEGRSYFIKGSPVTHAKNLRGNLLYVHGTGDDNVHYSNAEKLINELVKYNKQFQLMSYPMRSHGIYEGEGTSEHLRTLYTKFLKENCPPGAR; from the coding sequence ATGAACATCAAATTTTATCGCCCGGTTTTAAGTGCGTTATTGTTAGGCGTTATGGCACTGAGCAACAGTACCGTACGTGCACAAGGGGGCGGTTTACAGTGGGCAAAGGACGGTTACCACTACTATGCCCTGCAAAATGGCGCCATTACGGAGCTCGACATCCGCGATAAAGAAAAGAAGAACGTGATCGCCGATCGTGCGGCCTTAACGCCGCCGGGCAAGGCCGCGTTACAGGTAAGTTCGTTCTCATTTTCAGATGATCGCCAAAAGGTGCTCATCTTTACCAACACCAAGCGTGTTTGGCGTTACAACACCCGCGGCGATTACTGGGTGTATGATATGGCCGGCAAAACACTGAAGCAGATCGGTAAGGGTAAGCCCGAGTCATCGCTCATGTTCGCCAAAATATCGCCCGATGGTACCAAGGCCGCTTACGTGAGTGAGCATAACCTGTACATGGAGGACCTGGCATCAGGCACGATCAAACCCCTTACTACCGATGGTACCAGCCGCATCATTAACGGCACGTTCGATTGGGCTTATGAAGAGGAATTTGATTGCCGTGACGGTTTCCGCTGGTCGCCCGATAGCCGTAACATCGCTTACTGGCAGATCGATGCCAGGAAGATCCGCAATTACCTGATGCTGAACACTACCGATTCGGCTTACTCGTTCACCGTACCGGTAGAGTACCCGGTAGCCGGCACCGACCCGTCATCATGCAGGATCAAGGTCGTGAATGTGGATAATGGTAAGATCACCAACATTAACGTACCGGGTGATGCTGTGCAGCACTACATACCCCGCATGGAGTGGGCGGGTAACAGCAACGAGCTGATGCTTCAACAGCTCAACCGTGCGCAGAACGAAAGCAAACTGTTCATCTGCAATATATCGAGCAATGCCTCGCGGGTACTGTACCAGGAAAATGATAAGGCCTGGATCGATGTAGGTGAGTGGGAGTGGATCGAAAAAGGCAAGCGTTTTGTGTGGCTGAGCGAAAAGGACGGCTGGCGCCATGCTTACGCCATTGACCGCTTTGGTAAAGAAAAACTGCTGACCAAAGGCAACTACGATGTGGTGAGCCTGAACCTGATCGATGAGACCAATGGCTTCATCTATTTCATGGCATCGCCTACCAATGCCGCGCAGCGCTATCTGTACCGCGTTAATATCGGTGGTGGCACTGCTGAGCGGGTTTCGCCTGCTGATCAGCCCGGCACTCACCGTTATGATATTTCGCCTAACGGACTGGTGGCCATCCACTCGTTCAATAACAGCTATACCATGCCTGCGCGCGAGACCATTGGCCTGCCGGCGCACAAACCGCTTGACGGTAAGCCTACCGCCATTAAGGTAGACCCGGCCAGTGTGAAGAACAAACCTGAATTTTTCACCGTGACCACTGCTGACGGTGTGAAGATGGACGGCTGGATGATGAAGCCCGACAACTTTGACCCAAGCAAGAAATACCCGATCGTATTTTACGTGTATGGCGAACCGGCCTCGCAAACCGCAGCTGACGTTTACGGCGCAGGCCGCAACCGCGAGTATGCCGGCAGCATGGCGGCCGATGGCTACATTTACGTATCGATGGATAACCGAGGCGCACCGGTGCCTAAGGGCCGTGAGTGGCGCAAGGCCATTTACCGCAACATCGGTATCCTGAACGTACGTGACCAGGCCATGGCGGCTAAGCAACTGTTTAGCCAGCACAGCTTTATCGATACGTCGCGCGTGGCCGTTTGGGGCTGGAGCGGTGGTGGTTCATCGACCCTTAACCTGATGTTTCAGTATCCTGATATTTACAAGACCGGTATAGCCGTTGCCGCAGTAGGCTGGCAACTATCGTACGATAACATTTACCAGGAGCGCTATATGGGCGTACCAACCACCGAGGAAGGCCGTTCATACTTCATCAAAGGTTCGCCGGTTACCCATGCCAAGAACCTGCGCGGTAATCTGCTATACGTACACGGTACCGGCGATGATAACGTACACTACAGCAACGCCGAAAAGCTGATCAACGAGTTAGTGAAATACAACAAGCAGTTCCAGCTGATGAGCTACCCTATGCGCTCACACGGCATTTATGAAGGCGAAGGCACCAGTGAACACTTACGTACGCTATATACCAAATTTTTGAAAGAGAATTGCCCTCCGGGAGCGAGGTAA
- a CDS encoding S41 family peptidase: MRFITLLFALLLMNRAGFAQALTKADYLADLQYLKDTLPKRHINLFAKISKQAFDQKIDDLKANLQQPDPESFTTSLYALMVAIGDEHTHIEPVFTKVLPLKFSTFAEGIFVTATDQANSSILLYQLKGINGHPTDDIIKRCRTIVQNTNPSLFEVGLTSCLNNPAVLKGLGIINTIQEAKFELAAPNGKVIEQIVTSADAKSSAELALNGPETGMLSLKKNGNYWYAYDAAKHTLYVNYNRCAEQEGKPFEAFNKELFEVISKEKPARIVLDLRYNGGGNSAILQPFIDSVSASYLNRKDKFYVLIGKQTFSSALMNAVKLKRTTQATLIGQPTSGSVNHYGEVRGFRLPHTKMIIGYSTRYWETWPGYDGPLKPDVNVTYSISNFRKGIDEALLKVNGA, translated from the coding sequence ATGAGGTTTATCACTTTACTTTTTGCGCTGTTGTTGATGAATCGCGCTGGCTTTGCCCAGGCGCTCACCAAGGCCGACTACCTGGCAGACCTACAATATTTGAAAGATACGTTGCCTAAAAGGCACATCAACCTGTTCGCCAAGATCAGCAAGCAGGCTTTTGATCAAAAGATAGATGACCTGAAGGCGAACCTTCAGCAACCGGACCCCGAAAGCTTTACCACCTCGTTATACGCCCTCATGGTGGCCATCGGTGATGAGCATACCCACATTGAGCCGGTGTTCACCAAAGTGCTGCCGTTAAAGTTCAGCACCTTTGCCGAAGGGATATTTGTGACCGCTACCGACCAAGCCAACAGCAGCATACTGCTATACCAGTTAAAAGGCATTAACGGCCACCCTACCGACGATATCATCAAGCGCTGCCGCACCATTGTGCAAAATACTAATCCATCATTATTTGAAGTGGGGTTGACCAGCTGCTTGAACAACCCGGCCGTGCTGAAGGGTTTAGGCATCATCAACACCATACAAGAAGCTAAATTTGAGCTGGCGGCACCTAATGGAAAGGTGATAGAGCAGATCGTTACCTCGGCCGATGCCAAAAGCAGCGCCGAACTGGCCCTTAACGGCCCGGAGACAGGCATGCTGTCGCTCAAAAAGAACGGCAACTACTGGTACGCGTATGACGCTGCCAAACATACCCTCTACGTGAACTATAACCGCTGTGCCGAACAAGAAGGCAAACCATTCGAAGCGTTCAATAAGGAACTTTTTGAAGTTATCAGTAAGGAAAAACCGGCACGCATAGTACTTGACCTACGTTATAATGGCGGCGGTAATTCGGCCATATTGCAACCGTTCATTGATTCGGTAAGCGCCAGTTACCTGAACCGTAAAGACAAATTCTATGTATTGATCGGCAAGCAAACGTTTTCATCGGCCCTAATGAATGCCGTTAAGCTGAAACGCACTACGCAAGCCACGCTGATCGGTCAGCCCACCAGCGGATCAGTGAACCATTACGGAGAAGTACGAGGCTTCAGGTTGCCGCACACCAAGATGATCATCGGCTATTCGACCCGCTACTGGGAGACCTGGCCCGGATATGATGGCCCGCTTAAACCAGATGTTAACGTGACCTACTCGATCAGCAACTTCAGGAAGGGTATAGACGAGGCCCTGCTCAAAGTGAACGGTGCTTAA
- a CDS encoding single-stranded DNA-binding protein: MSGINKVILVGHLGKDPDIRYLEGNVSVVSFPLATSESFNKDGRKIEQTEWHNIVMWRGLADVAAKYLQKGKLVYIEGKLRTRSFEDKTGIKKYTTEVVAENFTVLGRKSDFEGDQKAQVRADDADAGYDRNTETDDIPF; this comes from the coding sequence ATGTCTGGAATAAACAAAGTAATTTTAGTAGGACACTTAGGTAAAGACCCCGATATCAGATATCTGGAAGGCAATGTTTCAGTGGTGAGTTTTCCACTGGCAACTTCTGAATCATTTAACAAAGATGGACGCAAGATCGAGCAGACCGAATGGCACAACATCGTGATGTGGCGCGGCCTGGCCGATGTGGCAGCCAAATACCTGCAAAAGGGCAAACTGGTATATATAGAAGGTAAATTACGCACCCGCTCTTTTGAGGACAAGACCGGTATTAAGAAGTACACTACCGAGGTAGTTGCCGAGAACTTTACCGTACTGGGCCGCAAAAGCGATTTTGAAGGCGACCAAAAGGCGCAGGTTCGTGCCGATGACGCCGATGCAGGTTACGACCGCAATACCGAAACGGACGATATCCCGTTCTAA
- a CDS encoding HU family DNA-binding protein, with protein sequence MTKAEIIAEISTKTGIEKVDVQETVEAFFKVVKTSMVSGENVYVRGFGSFVVKKRAKKTARNISKNTAIIIPEHFVPSFKPAKTFVEKVRTGNKTKTAKA encoded by the coding sequence ATGACTAAGGCGGAAATTATTGCTGAAATATCGACTAAAACAGGCATTGAGAAAGTTGACGTTCAGGAGACTGTTGAGGCGTTCTTCAAGGTGGTAAAAACATCTATGGTTAGTGGCGAGAACGTATATGTAAGAGGCTTCGGCAGCTTCGTTGTTAAAAAGAGAGCTAAAAAAACTGCACGTAATATCTCAAAAAATACCGCTATCATTATACCTGAGCACTTTGTACCAAGCTTTAAGCCCGCAAAGACATTTGTTGAGAAAGTAAGGACCGGTAACAAGACCAAAACCGCAAAAGCTTAA
- the map gene encoding type I methionyl aminopeptidase gives MSITTDNERDGMQRASDAVAITLRKMREYARPGMSTLELDDYGGKLLEELGAASAPKLTYNFPGYTCISINNVVAHGIPSADMILQEGDLVNIDVSAELNGYWADNGGSFILGEDIHGHGKLVEASKDILKKAIAAIKGGIKINEIGRLIETEAKKQGYTVIKNLTGHGVGRSLHEDPHDISNYYDRFNIGRFKKNTVVAIETFISTKSTIADQQADGWTLIGNKGGFVAQHEHTIMVTGDEPVIFTEQNGIWD, from the coding sequence ATGTCAATAACCACCGATAACGAGAGAGATGGGATGCAGCGGGCCAGTGATGCGGTCGCGATCACCTTACGTAAGATGCGCGAATATGCCCGTCCGGGTATGTCGACCCTTGAGCTTGACGATTACGGCGGTAAACTGTTGGAAGAACTGGGCGCAGCGTCGGCCCCAAAGCTGACGTACAATTTCCCGGGTTATACCTGCATCAGTATCAACAACGTGGTGGCGCATGGCATTCCGTCGGCCGATATGATATTGCAGGAGGGCGACCTGGTGAACATCGACGTATCCGCCGAACTGAACGGTTACTGGGCCGATAATGGCGGTTCCTTCATTTTAGGGGAGGACATTCACGGACATGGCAAGCTGGTAGAGGCTTCGAAAGATATACTAAAGAAAGCGATCGCGGCCATTAAAGGCGGCATCAAGATCAACGAGATCGGCCGGCTGATCGAAACGGAGGCTAAGAAGCAAGGGTACACCGTGATCAAAAACCTGACCGGTCATGGCGTAGGCCGCAGCCTGCACGAGGACCCGCACGATATCTCTAATTACTACGACCGTTTCAACATTGGTCGTTTCAAAAAGAACACGGTGGTGGCCATCGAAACGTTCATCTCCACCAAGTCGACCATTGCGGATCAGCAGGCCGATGGCTGGACGCTGATCGGTAACAAAGGTGGCTTTGTGGCCCAGCACGAACATACCATCATGGTGACCGGCGATGAGCCCGTGATCTTCACCGAACAGAACGGCATCTGGGACTAA
- the thiL gene encoding thiamine-phosphate kinase has product MFDNADRTNLDQLGEFGLIDHLTKNIKLQHAATLKGVGDDAAVLDPAGKKVLISTDLLLEGIHFDLAYTPLKHLGYKAIQVNLSDICAMNAIPAQVTVSLGMSSKYTLEAIEELYEGIYLACDKYKIDIVGGDTTSSKQGLVISVTVLGYANEEDVVYRNTAEEGDLLCVSGDLGGAYTGLQLLEREKLIYLENPKIQPDLEGKDYIIERQLKPEARQDIVQLLKDLKVKPTAMIDVSDGLASEILHICKQSNKGCQLYEEKIPIDPMTYETAREFNLDPTVCALSGGEDYELLFTIKQADYDKIKHDVDVSIIGYITEAAAGCNLISKSGQVHELKAQGWNAFKK; this is encoded by the coding sequence ATGTTCGACAACGCAGACCGCACCAACCTTGATCAATTAGGCGAATTTGGCCTGATCGATCACCTGACCAAAAATATCAAGCTGCAACATGCCGCTACGCTGAAGGGTGTGGGCGATGATGCCGCCGTGCTGGATCCTGCCGGTAAAAAGGTGCTCATCTCTACCGATCTGCTGTTAGAAGGTATCCACTTCGACCTGGCTTACACGCCGCTGAAGCACCTCGGCTACAAGGCCATTCAGGTGAACCTGAGCGATATTTGCGCCATGAACGCCATCCCTGCGCAGGTAACGGTGTCACTGGGCATGTCGAGCAAGTACACGTTAGAAGCTATCGAGGAATTGTACGAAGGCATTTACCTGGCCTGCGATAAATATAAGATCGACATCGTGGGTGGCGATACCACTTCATCTAAACAAGGGCTGGTGATCAGCGTGACCGTGCTGGGCTACGCCAATGAAGAAGATGTAGTGTACCGTAACACGGCCGAAGAAGGCGACCTGCTATGCGTATCGGGCGATCTGGGTGGTGCTTACACCGGCCTGCAATTGCTGGAACGCGAAAAGTTGATCTACCTCGAGAACCCCAAGATCCAACCCGATCTGGAAGGTAAGGACTACATCATCGAGCGTCAGCTGAAACCTGAGGCCCGCCAGGATATCGTTCAGTTACTTAAAGACCTTAAGGTAAAGCCTACGGCCATGATCGACGTATCTGACGGTCTGGCCTCCGAGATATTGCACATTTGCAAACAAAGCAACAAAGGCTGCCAGTTATACGAGGAAAAGATCCCGATCGACCCCATGACCTACGAGACCGCCCGCGAGTTCAACCTTGACCCTACGGTATGTGCGCTGAGTGGTGGTGAGGATTACGAGCTGCTGTTCACCATCAAGCAGGCCGACTACGACAAGATCAAACATGACGTGGATGTGAGCATCATTGGCTACATCACCGAGGCGGCCGCCGGCTGTAACCTGATCTCGAAAAGCGGACAGGTGCACGAACTGAAAGCACAGGGCTGGAACGCGTTCAAAAAATAA
- the mutY gene encoding A/G-specific adenine glycosylase, with translation MNFAHELVQWYHTHKRDLPWRHTHDAYVIWLSEVILQQTRVEQGLPYFNRFLAQYPTVTHFANATEDEVLKLWQGLGYYSRGRNMLKTAQLVQEKYDGVFPTRYDDLIELKGIGEYTAAAIASFSANEAKAVLDGNVFRVLARYFGIAEPINSPKGKKLFQQLANEVLDHQEPGLHNQAMMEFGAMLCKPRNPACGICPVRLGCEAFKTNATTQLPVKLKTVKVKNRCFNYFLIIQEGRILMNKRTGNDIWNGLYDLPLIETDHLMPVPELMRSDGAIQLFGADAQVNEVFAEQKHILTHQRLSIRFIRLQNAPAQLLPDWFYATQQELENLALPKIIFLFLTNFFKFENNSLFSIDHKCLE, from the coding sequence ATGAATTTTGCCCACGAGCTGGTACAATGGTACCACACCCATAAACGCGACCTGCCCTGGCGCCACACCCATGATGCTTACGTGATCTGGCTTTCGGAGGTGATCTTGCAGCAAACCCGGGTAGAACAAGGCCTGCCGTACTTTAACCGTTTTTTGGCCCAGTACCCCACCGTAACACACTTTGCCAATGCCACCGAAGATGAGGTACTCAAGCTCTGGCAGGGCCTGGGCTATTATTCGCGCGGGCGTAACATGCTTAAAACAGCGCAGCTGGTGCAGGAGAAATATGACGGTGTGTTCCCTACCCGGTATGATGACCTGATCGAACTTAAAGGCATAGGCGAGTATACGGCCGCCGCCATCGCTTCCTTTTCGGCCAATGAGGCTAAGGCCGTGCTGGATGGTAATGTGTTCAGGGTGCTGGCCCGTTATTTTGGCATAGCCGAGCCGATCAACAGCCCCAAGGGCAAAAAGCTGTTCCAGCAACTGGCCAACGAGGTACTTGACCACCAAGAGCCGGGCCTGCACAACCAGGCCATGATGGAGTTCGGCGCCATGCTGTGTAAACCCCGTAACCCGGCCTGCGGAATATGCCCAGTAAGGTTAGGTTGTGAGGCCTTCAAGACCAACGCCACCACGCAATTACCGGTCAAACTCAAGACGGTCAAAGTGAAGAATAGGTGTTTTAACTATTTTTTGATCATACAGGAAGGCCGTATCTTGATGAACAAGCGTACGGGCAATGATATATGGAACGGGTTGTATGACCTACCCCTCATCGAGACCGACCACCTTATGCCGGTGCCCGAGCTGATGCGATCGGACGGGGCCATACAGCTGTTCGGTGCTGATGCTCAGGTGAATGAGGTGTTTGCCGAGCAAAAGCACATCCTTACGCACCAGCGCCTCAGCATACGTTTTATCAGGCTGCAAAATGCTCCTGCTCAGCTGTTACCCGACTGGTTCTACGCCACACAGCAGGAATTGGAGAATTTAGCTTTGCCGAAAATCATTTTTTTATTTCTAACTAATTTTTTTAAATTTGAAAACAATTCCCTCTTTTCTATCGATCACAAATGTCTGGAATAA